A DNA window from Macadamia integrifolia cultivar HAES 741 chromosome 4, SCU_Mint_v3, whole genome shotgun sequence contains the following coding sequences:
- the LOC122076570 gene encoding phospholipid-transporting ATPase 3-like isoform X1, protein MSGWDRVRSSSSRLTGIGGGFSRLSNMNDRLPSSRSVRLGRVQPQAPGYRTIHCNDREANLPVRFKGNSVSTTKYNILTFLPKGLFEQVTWCEPMRRVANLYFLMISILSTTPISPVHPVTNVVPLSLVLFISLVKEAFEDWKRLLNDRVINSTPIDVLQGQRWESIPWKKLQVGDIVRQVKQDGFFPADVLFLASSNPDGVCYIETANLDGETNLKIRKALERTWDYLTPEKASEFKGEIQCEQPNNSLYTFTGNMIIEKQTLPLSPNELLLRGCSLRNTEYIVGAVIFTGHETKVMMNSMNVPSKRSTLERKLDKLILTLFGTLFCMCLIGAIGSGIFINRKYYYLGLDQSVENQFNPNNRFVVAVLTMFTLITLYSTIIPISLYVSIEMIKFIQSTQFINKDLHMYHIETNTPALARTSNLNEELGQVEYIFSDKTGTLTRNLMEFFKCSIGGEVYGTGITEAEKGGADQTGMKIEEMPRSATSLHEKGFNFDDPRLMRGAWKNEPNPDTLKEFFRCLAICHTVLPEGDESPEKIAYQAASPDEAALVTAAKNFGFFFYRRTPTTIMVRESHVEKMGKIQDVSYEILNVLEFNSTRKRQSVICRYPNGRLVLYCKGADSVIYERLAEGNNGMKNMSREHLEQFGSAGLRTLCLAYRDLATELYESWNEKFVQAKSSLRDREKKLDEVAELIEKDLILIGCTAIEDKLQEGVPTCIETLSRAGIKIWVLTGDKMETAINIAYACSLINNDMKQFIISSETDAIREVESRGDPMEVARFIKDAVKQELRKCLEEAEHYLCRVTGPKLALIIDGKCLMYALDRSLRGNFLKLSLICSSVVCCRVSPLQKAQVTSLVKKGAQKITLSIGDGANDVSMIQAAHVGVGISGLEGMQAVMASDFAIAQFRYLTDLLLVHGRWSYLRICKVVTYFFYKNLTFTLTQFWFTFHTGFSGQRFYDDWFQSLYNVIFTALPVIVLGLFDKDVSASLSKKYPELYKEGIRNSFFKWRVVGVWAFFSLYQSLVFYYFVTASSRNGHNLSGKIFGLWDVSTMAFTCVVVTVNVRLLMACNSITRWHHISVGGSILAWFVFIFIYSGIMTPRDRQENVFFVIYVLMSTFYFYLTLLLVPIVALLGDFLYQGIQRWFFPYDYQIVQEIHQHEPDDSSRAELEIQNHLTPDEERSYAIAQLPRETSKHTGFAFDSPGYESFFASQAGVRAPQKAWDVARRASMRSRTKTSKKN, encoded by the exons ATGAGCGGGTGGGATAGGGTTAGGTCATCGAGCTCACGGCTTACGGGAATAGGAGGAGGGTTCTCAAGGCTGTCCAACATGAACGACCGCCTGCCTTCGTCTCGCTCTGTACGTCTTGGTCGGGTTCAACCCCAGGCTCCTGGTTACCGCACTATCCACTGCAATGATCGAGAGGCCAATCTTCCTGTCAGATTCAAG GGGAACTCTGTATCGACCACGAAGTACAACATCCTAACCTTTTTACCGAAAGGGTTGTTTGAACAGGTAACATGGTGTGAGCCTATGAG GCGGGTAGCTAATTTGTACTTTCTTATGATCTCTATCTTGTCTACAACTCCGATCAG TCCTGTTCATCCTGTAACAAATGTGGTGCCATTGAGTCTTGTGCTTTTCATCTCCCTTGTGAAGGAAGCTTTTGAGGATTGG AAACGTTTACTTAATGATAGAGTAATCAATAGTACACCCATAGATGTTTTGCAAGGCCAGAGATGGGAAAGTATACCTTGGAAGAAGCTGCAAGTTGGGGACATTGTTAGA CAGGTTAAGCAGGATGGGTTCTTTCCTGCTGATGTACTTTTCCTTGCCAGTTCAAATCCAGATGGTGTCTGCTACATTGAG aCTGCGAATCTTGATGGTGAGACAAATCTGAAGATCCGAAAAGCACTGGAAAGGACTTGGGATTACTTGACTCCTGAGAAAGCTTCTGAATTTAAAG GGGAAATACAATGTGAACAACCAAATAACTCATTGTACACTTTCACTGGCAACATGATTATCGAAAAGCAAACATTGCCCCTTTCTCCAAATGAATTATTGTTGCGA GGATGCAGTCTCCGAAATACAGAGTACATAGTTGGGGCTGTTATTTTTACCGGGCATGAAACAAAG GTTATGATGAATTCCATGAATGTTCCTTCCAAAAGAAGTACGTTGGAGAGGAAACTTGACAAGCTTATACTCACTCTCTTTGGTACTCTCTTCTGTATGTGTCTCATTGGTGCCATTGGCAG TGGCATTTTTATAAATCGCAAGTACTACTATTTAGGTCTTGATCAAAGTGTGGAAAATCAGTTCAACCCCAATAACAGATTTGTC GTTGCTGTGCTGACAATGTTTACTCTAATTACGTTGTACTCAACCATTATTCCCATTTCTCTTTATGTTTCCATTGAG atgaTCAAATTTATTCAGTCCACTCAGTTTATCAACAAGGATTTACATATGTACCATATTGAAACCAACACACCTGCATTGGCTCGGACATCCAATCTGAATGAGGAGCTCGGACAG GTGGAGTACATATTTTCTGATAAAACGGGAACATTAACAAGAAACCTGATGGAGTTCTTTAAGTGTTCAATTGGAGGAGAGGTGTATGGGACTGGCATCACCGAAGCAGAAAAAGGAGGAGCTGACCAGACGGGCATGAAAATTGAGGAG ATGCCAAGATCTGCAACTTCATTGCATGAGAAGGGTTTTAATTTTGATGATCCTAGGCTTATGCGTGGTGCATGGAAGAATGAGCCTAATCCTGATACTCTCAAG GAATTCTTCAGATGTCTGGCTATATGTCATACTGTGCTTCCTGAAGGCGATGAATCCCCGGAGAAGATTGCATATCAGGCTGCATCCCCAGATGAAGCTGCTCTAGTTACTGCAGCAAAGAACTTCGGCTTCTTCTTTTATAG GCGGACACCAACTACGATCATGGTTCGTGAATCGCATGTAGAGAAGATGGGTAAAATCCAAGATGTCTCTTATGAGATTCTGAATGTTTTAGAGTTTAATAG TACAAGGAAGCGCCAGTCAGTCATATGTCGCTATCCAAATGGGAGGCTTGTTTTATATTGCAAG GGTGCAGACTCTGTCATCTATGAAAGACTGGCAGAAGGAAATAATGGGATGAAGAACATGAGTAGGGAACACTTGGAACAGTTTGGTTCTGCTGGTTTACGTACACTTTGCCTGGCTTATAGGGATTTAGCTACTGAGCTGTATGAAAGCTGGAATGAGAAATTCGTTCAAGCAAAATCCTCTTTGAGAGATCGGGAAAAGAAATTGGATGAG GTGGCTGAACTTATAGAGAAGGACCTTATTTTGATTGGCTGCACTGCTATAGAAGACAAACTTCAAGAGGGAGTACCAACTTGTATAGAGACTCTTTCTAGAGCTGGAATTAAGATTTGGGTTTTAACAGGGGACAAGATGGAGACAGCAATAAATATAGCATATG CATGCAGCTTGATAAACAATGACATGAAGCAGTTCATCATCAGTTCTGAAACTGATGCGATTAGAGAAGTTGAAAGTAGG GGTGACCCCATGGAGGTTGCACGCTTTATCAAAGACGCAGTGAAACAAGAGCTGAGAAAATGCCTTGAAGAAGCAGAACACTATCTATGTAGAGTGACTGGACCCAAATTGGCTCTCATAATTGATGGGAAATGTTTGATGTATGCATTGGACCGAAGTTTACGAGGAAATTTTCTTAAACTGAGCTTGATTTGTAGCTCAGTAGTTTGCTGCCGAGTTTCTCCACTGCAGAAAGCGCAG GTGACTAGCCTGGTTAAGAAAGGTGCACAGAAGATAACCCTTAGCATAGGTGATGGTGCTAATGATGTGAGCATGATTCAAGCTGCTCATGTTGGTGTTGGAATAAGTGGGTTGGAAGGAATGCAAGCAGTTATGGCTAGTGATTTTGCAATTGCACAGTTTCGCTACCTTACAGATTTACTACTTGTGCATGGCCGATGGTCATATCTTAGAATATGCAAG GTGGTGACTTACTTCTTCTACAAGAATCTTACATTCACTTTGACTCAATTTTGGTTCACCTTCCATACTGGATTTTCGGGTCAAAGATTCTACGATGATTGGTTCCAATCTTTGTACAATGTTATTTTTACAGCTTTGCCTGTGATCGTTCTTGGACTGTTTGACAAG GATGTCAGTGCATCTCTTTCGAAGAAATATCCTGAGTTATACAAGGAGGGAATAAGGAATTCCTTCTTCAAATGGAGAGTTGTGGGGGTCTgggctttcttttctttgtaccaGTCACTTGTCTTCTATTACTTTGTGACTGCTTCCAGCCGTAATGGTCACAATTTGTCAGGCAAAATTTTTGGTTTATGGGATGTCAGCACCATGGCTTTCACTTGTGTTGTAGTTACTGTCAATGTACGTCTTCTTATGGCCTGTAATTCTATCACTAGATGGCACCATATTAGCGTTGGAGGAAGCATTTTAGCATGGTTTGTGTTTATCTTCATCTATTCTGGAATTATGACCCCACGTGATAGACAA GAGAATGTATTTTTCGTTATTTACGTCTTGATGAGTACATTCTATTTCTATCTCACTCTTCTCCTTGTTCCAATCGTTGCACTTCTCGGTGACTTCCTTTACCAAGG GATTCAAAGATGGTTCTTTCCCTATGACTATCAGATTGTTCAAGAAATTCACCAGCATGAACCAGATGACAGCAGCAGAGCAGAGTTGGAGATTCAGAACCATCTTACACCAGATGAAGAGAGGAGCTATGCAATTGCTCAACTCCCTAGAGAAACCTCTAAGCACACTGGCTTTGCTTTTGATTCCCCAGGTTACGAATCATTCTTCGCTTCACAGGCTGGTGTTCGTGCCCCACAGAAGGCCTGGGATGTGGCCCGTAGAGCCAGTATGCGATCACGAACAAAGACATCTAAAAAGAATTGA
- the LOC122076570 gene encoding phospholipid-transporting ATPase 3-like isoform X5 codes for MISILSTTPISPVHPVTNVVPLSLVLFISLVKEAFEDWKRLLNDRVINSTPIDVLQGQRWESIPWKKLQVGDIVRQVKQDGFFPADVLFLASSNPDGVCYIETANLDGETNLKIRKALERTWDYLTPEKASEFKGEIQCEQPNNSLYTFTGNMIIEKQTLPLSPNELLLRGCSLRNTEYIVGAVIFTGHETKVMMNSMNVPSKRSTLERKLDKLILTLFGTLFCMCLIGAIGSGIFINRKYYYLGLDQSVENQFNPNNRFVVAVLTMFTLITLYSTIIPISLYVSIEMIKFIQSTQFINKDLHMYHIETNTPALARTSNLNEELGQVEYIFSDKTGTLTRNLMEFFKCSIGGEVYGTGITEAEKGGADQTGMKIEEMPRSATSLHEKGFNFDDPRLMRGAWKNEPNPDTLKEFFRCLAICHTVLPEGDESPEKIAYQAASPDEAALVTAAKNFGFFFYRRTPTTIMVRESHVEKMGKIQDVSYEILNVLEFNSTRKRQSVICRYPNGRLVLYCKGADSVIYERLAEGNNGMKNMSREHLEQFGSAGLRTLCLAYRDLATELYESWNEKFVQAKSSLRDREKKLDEVAELIEKDLILIGCTAIEDKLQEGVPTCIETLSRAGIKIWVLTGDKMETAINIAYACSLINNDMKQFIISSETDAIREVESRGDPMEVARFIKDAVKQELRKCLEEAEHYLCRVTGPKLALIIDGKCLMYALDRSLRGNFLKLSLICSSVVCCRVSPLQKAQVTSLVKKGAQKITLSIGDGANDVSMIQAAHVGVGISGLEGMQAVMASDFAIAQFRYLTDLLLVHGRWSYLRICKVVTYFFYKNLTFTLTQFWFTFHTGFSGQRFYDDWFQSLYNVIFTALPVIVLGLFDKDVSASLSKKYPELYKEGIRNSFFKWRVVGVWAFFSLYQSLVFYYFVTASSRNGHNLSGKIFGLWDVSTMAFTCVVVTVNVRLLMACNSITRWHHISVGGSILAWFVFIFIYSGIMTPRDRQENVFFVIYVLMSTFYFYLTLLLVPIVALLGDFLYQGIQRWFFPYDYQIVQEIHQHEPDDSSRAELEIQNHLTPDEERSYAIAQLPRETSKHTGFAFDSPGYESFFASQAGVRAPQKAWDVARRASMRSRTKTSKKN; via the exons ATGATCTCTATCTTGTCTACAACTCCGATCAG TCCTGTTCATCCTGTAACAAATGTGGTGCCATTGAGTCTTGTGCTTTTCATCTCCCTTGTGAAGGAAGCTTTTGAGGATTGG AAACGTTTACTTAATGATAGAGTAATCAATAGTACACCCATAGATGTTTTGCAAGGCCAGAGATGGGAAAGTATACCTTGGAAGAAGCTGCAAGTTGGGGACATTGTTAGA CAGGTTAAGCAGGATGGGTTCTTTCCTGCTGATGTACTTTTCCTTGCCAGTTCAAATCCAGATGGTGTCTGCTACATTGAG aCTGCGAATCTTGATGGTGAGACAAATCTGAAGATCCGAAAAGCACTGGAAAGGACTTGGGATTACTTGACTCCTGAGAAAGCTTCTGAATTTAAAG GGGAAATACAATGTGAACAACCAAATAACTCATTGTACACTTTCACTGGCAACATGATTATCGAAAAGCAAACATTGCCCCTTTCTCCAAATGAATTATTGTTGCGA GGATGCAGTCTCCGAAATACAGAGTACATAGTTGGGGCTGTTATTTTTACCGGGCATGAAACAAAG GTTATGATGAATTCCATGAATGTTCCTTCCAAAAGAAGTACGTTGGAGAGGAAACTTGACAAGCTTATACTCACTCTCTTTGGTACTCTCTTCTGTATGTGTCTCATTGGTGCCATTGGCAG TGGCATTTTTATAAATCGCAAGTACTACTATTTAGGTCTTGATCAAAGTGTGGAAAATCAGTTCAACCCCAATAACAGATTTGTC GTTGCTGTGCTGACAATGTTTACTCTAATTACGTTGTACTCAACCATTATTCCCATTTCTCTTTATGTTTCCATTGAG atgaTCAAATTTATTCAGTCCACTCAGTTTATCAACAAGGATTTACATATGTACCATATTGAAACCAACACACCTGCATTGGCTCGGACATCCAATCTGAATGAGGAGCTCGGACAG GTGGAGTACATATTTTCTGATAAAACGGGAACATTAACAAGAAACCTGATGGAGTTCTTTAAGTGTTCAATTGGAGGAGAGGTGTATGGGACTGGCATCACCGAAGCAGAAAAAGGAGGAGCTGACCAGACGGGCATGAAAATTGAGGAG ATGCCAAGATCTGCAACTTCATTGCATGAGAAGGGTTTTAATTTTGATGATCCTAGGCTTATGCGTGGTGCATGGAAGAATGAGCCTAATCCTGATACTCTCAAG GAATTCTTCAGATGTCTGGCTATATGTCATACTGTGCTTCCTGAAGGCGATGAATCCCCGGAGAAGATTGCATATCAGGCTGCATCCCCAGATGAAGCTGCTCTAGTTACTGCAGCAAAGAACTTCGGCTTCTTCTTTTATAG GCGGACACCAACTACGATCATGGTTCGTGAATCGCATGTAGAGAAGATGGGTAAAATCCAAGATGTCTCTTATGAGATTCTGAATGTTTTAGAGTTTAATAG TACAAGGAAGCGCCAGTCAGTCATATGTCGCTATCCAAATGGGAGGCTTGTTTTATATTGCAAG GGTGCAGACTCTGTCATCTATGAAAGACTGGCAGAAGGAAATAATGGGATGAAGAACATGAGTAGGGAACACTTGGAACAGTTTGGTTCTGCTGGTTTACGTACACTTTGCCTGGCTTATAGGGATTTAGCTACTGAGCTGTATGAAAGCTGGAATGAGAAATTCGTTCAAGCAAAATCCTCTTTGAGAGATCGGGAAAAGAAATTGGATGAG GTGGCTGAACTTATAGAGAAGGACCTTATTTTGATTGGCTGCACTGCTATAGAAGACAAACTTCAAGAGGGAGTACCAACTTGTATAGAGACTCTTTCTAGAGCTGGAATTAAGATTTGGGTTTTAACAGGGGACAAGATGGAGACAGCAATAAATATAGCATATG CATGCAGCTTGATAAACAATGACATGAAGCAGTTCATCATCAGTTCTGAAACTGATGCGATTAGAGAAGTTGAAAGTAGG GGTGACCCCATGGAGGTTGCACGCTTTATCAAAGACGCAGTGAAACAAGAGCTGAGAAAATGCCTTGAAGAAGCAGAACACTATCTATGTAGAGTGACTGGACCCAAATTGGCTCTCATAATTGATGGGAAATGTTTGATGTATGCATTGGACCGAAGTTTACGAGGAAATTTTCTTAAACTGAGCTTGATTTGTAGCTCAGTAGTTTGCTGCCGAGTTTCTCCACTGCAGAAAGCGCAG GTGACTAGCCTGGTTAAGAAAGGTGCACAGAAGATAACCCTTAGCATAGGTGATGGTGCTAATGATGTGAGCATGATTCAAGCTGCTCATGTTGGTGTTGGAATAAGTGGGTTGGAAGGAATGCAAGCAGTTATGGCTAGTGATTTTGCAATTGCACAGTTTCGCTACCTTACAGATTTACTACTTGTGCATGGCCGATGGTCATATCTTAGAATATGCAAG GTGGTGACTTACTTCTTCTACAAGAATCTTACATTCACTTTGACTCAATTTTGGTTCACCTTCCATACTGGATTTTCGGGTCAAAGATTCTACGATGATTGGTTCCAATCTTTGTACAATGTTATTTTTACAGCTTTGCCTGTGATCGTTCTTGGACTGTTTGACAAG GATGTCAGTGCATCTCTTTCGAAGAAATATCCTGAGTTATACAAGGAGGGAATAAGGAATTCCTTCTTCAAATGGAGAGTTGTGGGGGTCTgggctttcttttctttgtaccaGTCACTTGTCTTCTATTACTTTGTGACTGCTTCCAGCCGTAATGGTCACAATTTGTCAGGCAAAATTTTTGGTTTATGGGATGTCAGCACCATGGCTTTCACTTGTGTTGTAGTTACTGTCAATGTACGTCTTCTTATGGCCTGTAATTCTATCACTAGATGGCACCATATTAGCGTTGGAGGAAGCATTTTAGCATGGTTTGTGTTTATCTTCATCTATTCTGGAATTATGACCCCACGTGATAGACAA GAGAATGTATTTTTCGTTATTTACGTCTTGATGAGTACATTCTATTTCTATCTCACTCTTCTCCTTGTTCCAATCGTTGCACTTCTCGGTGACTTCCTTTACCAAGG GATTCAAAGATGGTTCTTTCCCTATGACTATCAGATTGTTCAAGAAATTCACCAGCATGAACCAGATGACAGCAGCAGAGCAGAGTTGGAGATTCAGAACCATCTTACACCAGATGAAGAGAGGAGCTATGCAATTGCTCAACTCCCTAGAGAAACCTCTAAGCACACTGGCTTTGCTTTTGATTCCCCAGGTTACGAATCATTCTTCGCTTCACAGGCTGGTGTTCGTGCCCCACAGAAGGCCTGGGATGTGGCCCGTAGAGCCAGTATGCGATCACGAACAAAGACATCTAAAAAGAATTGA
- the LOC122076570 gene encoding phospholipid-transporting ATPase 3-like isoform X4, with product MSGWDRVRSSSSRLTGIGGGFSRLSNMNDRLPSSRSVRLGRVQPQAPGYRTIHCNDREANLPVRFKGNSVSTTKYNILTFLPKGLFEQFRRVANLYFLMISILSTTPISPVHPVTNVVPLSLVLFISLVKEAFEDWKRLLNDRVINSTPIDVLQGQRWESIPWKKLQVGDIVRVKQDGFFPADVLFLASSNPDGVCYIETANLDGETNLKIRKALERTWDYLTPEKASEFKGEIQCEQPNNSLYTFTGNMIIEKQTLPLSPNELLLRGCSLRNTEYIVGAVIFTGHETKVMMNSMNVPSKRSTLERKLDKLILTLFGTLFCMCLIGAIGSGIFINRKYYYLGLDQSVENQFNPNNRFVVAVLTMFTLITLYSTIIPISLYVSIEMIKFIQSTQFINKDLHMYHIETNTPALARTSNLNEELGQVEYIFSDKTGTLTRNLMEFFKCSIGGEVYGTGITEAEKGGADQTGMKIEEMPRSATSLHEKGFNFDDPRLMRGAWKNEPNPDTLKEFFRCLAICHTVLPEGDESPEKIAYQAASPDEAALVTAAKNFGFFFYRRTPTTIMVRESHVEKMGKIQDVSYEILNVLEFNSTRKRQSVICRYPNGRLVLYCKGADSVIYERLAEGNNGMKNMSREHLEQFGSAGLRTLCLAYRDLATELYESWNEKFVQAKSSLRDREKKLDEVAELIEKDLILIGCTAIEDKLQEGVPTCIETLSRAGIKIWVLTGDKMETAINIAYACSLINNDMKQFIISSETDAIREVESRGDPMEVARFIKDAVKQELRKCLEEAEHYLCRVTGPKLALIIDGKCLMYALDRSLRGNFLKLSLICSSVVCCRVSPLQKAQVTSLVKKGAQKITLSIGDGANDVSMIQAAHVGVGISGLEGMQAVMASDFAIAQFRYLTDLLLVHGRWSYLRICKVVTYFFYKNLTFTLTQFWFTFHTGFSGQRFYDDWFQSLYNVIFTALPVIVLGLFDKDVSASLSKKYPELYKEGIRNSFFKWRVVGVWAFFSLYQSLVFYYFVTASSRNGHNLSGKIFGLWDVSTMAFTCVVVTVNVRLLMACNSITRWHHISVGGSILAWFVFIFIYSGIMTPRDRQENVFFVIYVLMSTFYFYLTLLLVPIVALLGDFLYQGIQRWFFPYDYQIVQEIHQHEPDDSSRAELEIQNHLTPDEERSYAIAQLPRETSKHTGFAFDSPGYESFFASQAGVRAPQKAWDVARRASMRSRTKTSKKN from the exons ATGAGCGGGTGGGATAGGGTTAGGTCATCGAGCTCACGGCTTACGGGAATAGGAGGAGGGTTCTCAAGGCTGTCCAACATGAACGACCGCCTGCCTTCGTCTCGCTCTGTACGTCTTGGTCGGGTTCAACCCCAGGCTCCTGGTTACCGCACTATCCACTGCAATGATCGAGAGGCCAATCTTCCTGTCAGATTCAAG GGGAACTCTGTATCGACCACGAAGTACAACATCCTAACCTTTTTACCGAAAGGGTTGTTTGAACAG TTCAGGCGGGTAGCTAATTTGTACTTTCTTATGATCTCTATCTTGTCTACAACTCCGATCAG TCCTGTTCATCCTGTAACAAATGTGGTGCCATTGAGTCTTGTGCTTTTCATCTCCCTTGTGAAGGAAGCTTTTGAGGATTGG AAACGTTTACTTAATGATAGAGTAATCAATAGTACACCCATAGATGTTTTGCAAGGCCAGAGATGGGAAAGTATACCTTGGAAGAAGCTGCAAGTTGGGGACATTGTTAGA GTTAAGCAGGATGGGTTCTTTCCTGCTGATGTACTTTTCCTTGCCAGTTCAAATCCAGATGGTGTCTGCTACATTGAG aCTGCGAATCTTGATGGTGAGACAAATCTGAAGATCCGAAAAGCACTGGAAAGGACTTGGGATTACTTGACTCCTGAGAAAGCTTCTGAATTTAAAG GGGAAATACAATGTGAACAACCAAATAACTCATTGTACACTTTCACTGGCAACATGATTATCGAAAAGCAAACATTGCCCCTTTCTCCAAATGAATTATTGTTGCGA GGATGCAGTCTCCGAAATACAGAGTACATAGTTGGGGCTGTTATTTTTACCGGGCATGAAACAAAG GTTATGATGAATTCCATGAATGTTCCTTCCAAAAGAAGTACGTTGGAGAGGAAACTTGACAAGCTTATACTCACTCTCTTTGGTACTCTCTTCTGTATGTGTCTCATTGGTGCCATTGGCAG TGGCATTTTTATAAATCGCAAGTACTACTATTTAGGTCTTGATCAAAGTGTGGAAAATCAGTTCAACCCCAATAACAGATTTGTC GTTGCTGTGCTGACAATGTTTACTCTAATTACGTTGTACTCAACCATTATTCCCATTTCTCTTTATGTTTCCATTGAG atgaTCAAATTTATTCAGTCCACTCAGTTTATCAACAAGGATTTACATATGTACCATATTGAAACCAACACACCTGCATTGGCTCGGACATCCAATCTGAATGAGGAGCTCGGACAG GTGGAGTACATATTTTCTGATAAAACGGGAACATTAACAAGAAACCTGATGGAGTTCTTTAAGTGTTCAATTGGAGGAGAGGTGTATGGGACTGGCATCACCGAAGCAGAAAAAGGAGGAGCTGACCAGACGGGCATGAAAATTGAGGAG ATGCCAAGATCTGCAACTTCATTGCATGAGAAGGGTTTTAATTTTGATGATCCTAGGCTTATGCGTGGTGCATGGAAGAATGAGCCTAATCCTGATACTCTCAAG GAATTCTTCAGATGTCTGGCTATATGTCATACTGTGCTTCCTGAAGGCGATGAATCCCCGGAGAAGATTGCATATCAGGCTGCATCCCCAGATGAAGCTGCTCTAGTTACTGCAGCAAAGAACTTCGGCTTCTTCTTTTATAG GCGGACACCAACTACGATCATGGTTCGTGAATCGCATGTAGAGAAGATGGGTAAAATCCAAGATGTCTCTTATGAGATTCTGAATGTTTTAGAGTTTAATAG TACAAGGAAGCGCCAGTCAGTCATATGTCGCTATCCAAATGGGAGGCTTGTTTTATATTGCAAG GGTGCAGACTCTGTCATCTATGAAAGACTGGCAGAAGGAAATAATGGGATGAAGAACATGAGTAGGGAACACTTGGAACAGTTTGGTTCTGCTGGTTTACGTACACTTTGCCTGGCTTATAGGGATTTAGCTACTGAGCTGTATGAAAGCTGGAATGAGAAATTCGTTCAAGCAAAATCCTCTTTGAGAGATCGGGAAAAGAAATTGGATGAG GTGGCTGAACTTATAGAGAAGGACCTTATTTTGATTGGCTGCACTGCTATAGAAGACAAACTTCAAGAGGGAGTACCAACTTGTATAGAGACTCTTTCTAGAGCTGGAATTAAGATTTGGGTTTTAACAGGGGACAAGATGGAGACAGCAATAAATATAGCATATG CATGCAGCTTGATAAACAATGACATGAAGCAGTTCATCATCAGTTCTGAAACTGATGCGATTAGAGAAGTTGAAAGTAGG GGTGACCCCATGGAGGTTGCACGCTTTATCAAAGACGCAGTGAAACAAGAGCTGAGAAAATGCCTTGAAGAAGCAGAACACTATCTATGTAGAGTGACTGGACCCAAATTGGCTCTCATAATTGATGGGAAATGTTTGATGTATGCATTGGACCGAAGTTTACGAGGAAATTTTCTTAAACTGAGCTTGATTTGTAGCTCAGTAGTTTGCTGCCGAGTTTCTCCACTGCAGAAAGCGCAG GTGACTAGCCTGGTTAAGAAAGGTGCACAGAAGATAACCCTTAGCATAGGTGATGGTGCTAATGATGTGAGCATGATTCAAGCTGCTCATGTTGGTGTTGGAATAAGTGGGTTGGAAGGAATGCAAGCAGTTATGGCTAGTGATTTTGCAATTGCACAGTTTCGCTACCTTACAGATTTACTACTTGTGCATGGCCGATGGTCATATCTTAGAATATGCAAG GTGGTGACTTACTTCTTCTACAAGAATCTTACATTCACTTTGACTCAATTTTGGTTCACCTTCCATACTGGATTTTCGGGTCAAAGATTCTACGATGATTGGTTCCAATCTTTGTACAATGTTATTTTTACAGCTTTGCCTGTGATCGTTCTTGGACTGTTTGACAAG GATGTCAGTGCATCTCTTTCGAAGAAATATCCTGAGTTATACAAGGAGGGAATAAGGAATTCCTTCTTCAAATGGAGAGTTGTGGGGGTCTgggctttcttttctttgtaccaGTCACTTGTCTTCTATTACTTTGTGACTGCTTCCAGCCGTAATGGTCACAATTTGTCAGGCAAAATTTTTGGTTTATGGGATGTCAGCACCATGGCTTTCACTTGTGTTGTAGTTACTGTCAATGTACGTCTTCTTATGGCCTGTAATTCTATCACTAGATGGCACCATATTAGCGTTGGAGGAAGCATTTTAGCATGGTTTGTGTTTATCTTCATCTATTCTGGAATTATGACCCCACGTGATAGACAA GAGAATGTATTTTTCGTTATTTACGTCTTGATGAGTACATTCTATTTCTATCTCACTCTTCTCCTTGTTCCAATCGTTGCACTTCTCGGTGACTTCCTTTACCAAGG GATTCAAAGATGGTTCTTTCCCTATGACTATCAGATTGTTCAAGAAATTCACCAGCATGAACCAGATGACAGCAGCAGAGCAGAGTTGGAGATTCAGAACCATCTTACACCAGATGAAGAGAGGAGCTATGCAATTGCTCAACTCCCTAGAGAAACCTCTAAGCACACTGGCTTTGCTTTTGATTCCCCAGGTTACGAATCATTCTTCGCTTCACAGGCTGGTGTTCGTGCCCCACAGAAGGCCTGGGATGTGGCCCGTAGAGCCAGTATGCGATCACGAACAAAGACATCTAAAAAGAATTGA